In Primulina huaijiensis isolate GDHJ02 chromosome 6, ASM1229523v2, whole genome shotgun sequence, a single window of DNA contains:
- the LOC140979882 gene encoding mitochondrial uncoupling protein 3, with the protein MNAGDHDVRKILLTSLSAMVAETTTFPIDLLKTRLQLHGESLRSVNPASTFKIALQVARNDGVLGLYRGISPAIFRHMLYTPIRIVGYEHLRGIAVNFSDDSIPFYNKAVIGGISGGIAQVIASPADLIKVRMQADGRMVSQGLQPKYSGLFNALTKIIHYEGYVGLWKGVSPNVQRAFLVNMGELACYDHAKRFIIENQICSDNIYAHTMSSFMSGLSATTLSCPADVVKTRMMNQATGLESKFRYRNSYDCLVKTVRIEGFRALWKGFLPTWARLGPWQFVFWVSYEKFRHITGLTSF; encoded by the exons ATGAACGCCGGCGACCATGACGTCCGGAAAATCCTGCTTACGTCACTCTCTGCGATGGTGGCTGAAACGACGACGTTCCCAATCGACTTGCTCAAAACGCGGCTGCAGCTCCACGGCGAGTCCCTACGATCGGTGAACCCAGCCTCAACGTTCAAAATCGCTTTGCAGGTAGCTCGAAACGACGGCGTTTTGGGTCTGTACCGAGGTATTTCCCCCGCTATTTTCCGGCACATGCTGTACACACCAATCCGAATTGTAGGCTACGAGCATTTGCGCGGGATCGCTGTAAATTTCTCCGATGATTCGATACCTTTCTACAACAAAGCGGTAATTGGTGGGATTTCAGGCGGTATTGCTCAG GTAATTGCAAGCCCTGCTGATCTCATCAAAGTGAGGATGCAAGCAGATGGTCGCATGGTGAGCCAAGGTTTACAACCTAAGTACTCAGGGCTGTTCAATGCCCTAACCAAGATCATTCACTATGAAGGATATGTAGGACTTTGGAAAGGCGTTTCCCCTAATGTCCAAAGAGCATTCTTAGTTAACATGGGTGAATTAGCTTGCTACGACCACGCCAAACGATTCATTATCGAAAATCAGATTTGTAGTGACAACATCTATGCTCACACTATGTCTTCCTTTATGTCCGGTCTTTCAGCTACTACATTGAGCTGTCCAGCAGACGTAGTTAAGACTAGAATGATGAACCAAGCTACTGGGTTGGAAAGCAAGTTTAGATATAGAAACTCCTATGATTGTCTTGTGAAGACTGTTAGAATCGAGGGATTTCGAGCACTGTGGAAGGGATTTCTGCCTACGTGGGCTAGGCTCGGCCCCTGGCAATTTGTGTTCTGGGTCTCATACGAAAAATTCCGTCATATTACCGGCTTAACATCCTTCTGA
- the LOC140979398 gene encoding phosphate transporter PHO1 homolog 3-like isoform X1, translated as MKFGKELASQMVPEWQEAYMNYGSLKSLLKEIHLFKHRNRPAPHRPHGLKRNATLYRAFSGLTHMVHNYPRNHSPPDIENQVILVNAFGDSAETTFLNVHDEGGEYELVYFKRLDDEFNKVLKFYKEKMKEVVDEAGVLNKQMEALVAFRVKVEHPEGWTNSVEETRQLASDVAASRAELFATAPSAVRASKRVPMDVEDEESSRSGGLSDESSHGDCKDNKEMKRISTNSQIQEDTQNGARANRPAPLEILQYVKFNTPQGTPRSTIKGFLNIPNQTDLKFSKDNLRKAEAQLKKAFVEFYNKLRLLKSYSFLNILAFSKIMKKYDKTASRNASKLYMKMVDNSYLGSSDKVNKLMERVEVIFIKHFTNSNRSKGINILRPKSKREKHIVTFSMGFLVGCTFALIIALILIIRTRKILDKEGKVLYMETMFPLYSLFGFIVLHLVLYAGNIYFWRRYRVNYSFIFGFKQGTELGYNEILLVGFCISVLTLACVLANLDMEMNPVTKEYKAITELLPLGLVGLLVVIMLCPFNIIYRSSRFFLLVSLFHCLFSPLYKVTLPDFLLADQISSQVEALRSFEFYICYYGWGDYKHRINSCGDSDIFNTFSYIIAALPFWWRFLQCLRRLYDEGDIMQGYNGLKYFSIIVAVSTRTAYTLSRANSWKIVAWITSIGATIVSTYWDIVFDWGLFQRNSKNRFLRDKLLVPHKSVYYVAVVLNVVLRLAWMQTVLNFKIFSFHTQMMIALVAILEIVRRCMWNFFRLENEHLNNVGKFRAFNSVPLPFNYDEDEDKDE; from the exons ATGAAGTTTGGTAAAGAATTAGCATCGCAGATGGTGCCGGAATGGCAAGAAGCATACATGAACTATGGGTCGCTGAAATCTTTGCTGAAAGAGATCCATCTCTTCAAGCACAGGAACCGTCCCGCCCCACACAGGCCGCATGGCCTGAAAAGAAACGCCACCCTTTATCGGGCCTTCAGTGGCCTGACACATATGGTGCATAATTACCCTCGAAACCACAGCCCCCCGGATATCGAAAACCAGGTCATTCTTGTTAATGCGTTCGGTGATTCTGCGGAGACGACGTTTCTCAATGTGCATGATGAAGGGGGAGAATACGAGCTGGTGTATTTCAAGAGATTGGACGACGAATTCAATAAGGTGTTGAAGTTTTACAAGGAAAAGATGAAGGAAGTGGTGGATGAGGCTGGTGTCTTGAATAAGCAAATGGAGGCTTTAGTTGCTTTCCGAGTTAAGGTGGAGCATCCGGAAGGATGGACGAACAGCGTGGAGGAGACTAGGCAGCTCGCTTCGGATGTTGCAGCTTCTAGAGCTGAATTGTTTGCTACTGCTCCATCTGCAGTTCGAGCTAGCA AAAGGGTTCCAATGGATGTAGAAGACGAGGAAAGTTCAAGAAGCGGAGGGCTCTCCGATGAATCGAGTCATGGTGATTGTAAAGACAACAAGGAGATGAAAAGGATATCGACAAACTCACAGATTCAAGAAGATACACAAAATGGTGCTAGAGCTAACAGGCCGGCACCTTTAGAGATACTGCAATATGTAAAGTTCAACACACCACAAGGAACCCCTCGTTCGACTATTAAAGGATTTCTCAACATTCCTAATCAGACTGACTTAAAGTTTAGTAAGGATAATTTGAGGAAAGCAGAAGCACAGCTTAAGAAGGCTTTCGTCGAATTCTACAACAAGCTGAGGCTTCTAAAAAGCTACAG TTTTCTCAATATTTTGGCATTTTCAAAGATCATGAAGAAATACGACAAG ACTGCTTCAAGAAATGCATCCAAATTGTATATGAAAATGGTCGACAATTCCTACCTCGGAAGCTCAGATAAG GTCAACAAATTGATGGAACGGGTCGAAGTTATTTTCATCAAGCATTTCACGAATTCGAATCGTAGTAAAGGGATAAATATTCTGAGACCAAAGTCCAAAAGAGAAAAGCATATAGTGACATTCTCGATGG GATTTCTTGTAGGCTGCACATTTGCTCTTATAATAGCGTTAATATTAATCATTCGTACACGTAAAATTCTCGATAAAGAAGGCAAGGTTCTCTACATGGAAACCATGTTTCCTCTTTACAG TTTGTTTGGCTTCATTGTACTCCACCTTGTGTTGTATGCTGGAAACATATACTTCTGGAGGCGGTACCGAGTCAATTACTCGTTCATATTCGGCTTCAAGCAAGGAACCGAACTAGGATACAATGAGATTTTACTAGTCGGTTTCTGTATAAGTGTGCTAACTCTAGCTTGTGTACTTGCTAATTTGGACATGGAAATGAATCCAGTCACAAAAGAATATAAAGCCATAACCGAGCTTCTTCCTCTCGGGCTCGTAGgg CTTTTAGTTGTCATTATGCTATGCCCTTTCAACATTATTTACCGTTCAAGTCGTTTCTTCCTGCTCGTCTCCCTGTTTCATTGTCTATTTTCTCCCCTATACAAG GTTACACTACCAGACTTCTTATTAGCAGACCAGATTAGTAGTCAGGTTGAAGCACTGAGAAGTTTCGAGTTTTATATCTGTTACTACGGTTGGGGAGACTATAAACACAGGATAAACAGTTGTGGCGACAGCGACATTTTCAACACGTTCTCGTACATTATAGCCGCTCTACCGTTCTGGTGGCGATTCCTTCAG TGTCTACGTCGCCTATACGATGAGGGAGACATCATGCAAGGCTACAACGGGTTGAAATATTTCTCAATCATTGTTGCGGTCTCTACCAGAACAGCATACACCCTCAGTAGAGCAAACAGTTGGAAGATTGTTGCCTGGATAACTTCAATTGGTGCAACGATTGTTAGCACGTATTGGGACATCGTTTTCGACTGGGGACTTTTCCAACGAAACTCTAAGAATCGGTTCTTGAGAGACAAGCTACTCGTTCCACACAAAAGTGTATACTATGTAGCAGTA GTGTTGAATGTTGTGTTAAGATTGGCTTGGATGCAAACTGTGCTCAACTTCAAAATCTTTTCCTTTCATACACAGATGATGATTGCGCTAGTCGCGATTTTAGAGATCGTTCGTCGTTGTATGTGGAACTTTTTCAG GCTGGAGAATGAACATCTTAACAACGTTGGCAAATTTCGTGCATTCAATTCAGTTCCATTACCTTTCAATTACGACGAAGATGAGGATAAAGACGAATAG
- the LOC140979500 gene encoding transcription factor MYB106-like — MGRIPSSSENTEVKKGPWTRDEDQKLCEYIEQFGHGSWRALPAKAGLERCGKSCRLRWKNYLRPDIKRGKFSVQEERTIIRLHALLGNRWSEIARYLPKRTDNEVKNYWNTRVKKMLARMGIDPVTHKPKNFNPDGSAQSRRAANLNHMAQWETARLEAEARLVRESKRLSDLHLQLLRKATAPPPPPCLDVLRVWLATTSGSVTESLESPTSTLNYSSNSNAIPVNGGGSIIETNMVSINTTYNGVKGKRGQFEENIKYPLHYDHSTTSATDFVSTNYDVNSVSVLVEDNEDDKSYWNDLLDLLNSPL; from the exons ATGGGAAGAATACCGAGTTCGAGTGAAAATACTGAGGTGAAGAAAGGTCCTTGGACTCGAGATGAAGACCAGAAGTTGTGCGAGTACATCGAACAGTTTGGCCATGGGAGTTGGCGAGCTCTGCCGGCAAAAGCTG GGCTTGAAAGGTGTGGGAAAAGTTGCAGACTTAGGTGGAAAAATTATCTAAGACCTGATATAAAGAGAGGGAAATTCAGCGTGCAAGAAGAGAGGACCATTATTAGACTTCATGCTCTTTTAGGCAACAG GTGGTCAGAAATAGCAAGATATTTACCAAAGAGAACCGATAACGAAGTCAAGAACTACTGGAACACCCGTGTCAAGAAAATGTTAGCTCGAATGGGCATCGACCCGGTGACCCACAAGCCGAAGAACTTTAACCCCGACGGCTCCGCTCAATCCAGACGAGCCGCTAATCTCAACCACATGGCACAATGGGAGACAGCTCGGTTAGAAGCCGAAGCCAGGCTCGTTCGCGAGTCAAAACGTTTATCAGACCTCCACCTCCAACTTCTTCGCAAAGCCACCGCCCCACCACCTCCGCCGTGCCTAGACGTGCTAAGAGTCTGGCTAGCCACCACCAGCGGCTCAGTCACCGAAAGCCTCGAGTCGCCAACATCTACGCTGAATTATTCCAGCAACTCGAATGCAATTCCTGTGAACGGTGGAGGTTCAATCATCGAAACCAACATGGTTTCAATAAACACCACCTACAACGGAGTCAAGGGTAAAAGGGGACAGTTTGAAGAAAATATCAAGTATCCCCTTCACTACGATCATAGTACGACGAGTGCAACAGATTTTGTATCTACGAATTATGACGTTAATTCGGTTAGTGTCCTCGTCGAAGATAACGAAGATGACAAGAGTTACTGGAATGACCTACTAGATTTGTTGAATTCTCCATTATAA
- the LOC140979398 gene encoding phosphate transporter PHO1 homolog 3-like isoform X2 — MKFGKELASQMVPEWQEAYMNYGSLKSLLKEIHLFKHRNRPAPHRPHGLKRNATLYRAFSGLTHMVILVNAFGDSAETTFLNVHDEGGEYELVYFKRLDDEFNKVLKFYKEKMKEVVDEAGVLNKQMEALVAFRVKVEHPEGWTNSVEETRQLASDVAASRAELFATAPSAVRASSKVPMDVEDEESSRSGGLSDESSHGDCKDNKEMKRISTNSQIQEDTQNGARANRPAPLEILQYVKFNTPQGTPRSTIKGFLNIPNQTDLKFSKDNLRKAEAQLKKAFVEFYNKLRLLKSYSFLNILAFSKIMKKYDKTASRNASKLYMKMVDNSYLGSSDKVNKLMERVEVIFIKHFTNSNRSKGINILRPKSKREKHIVTFSMGFLVGCTFALIIALILIIRTRKILDKEGKVLYMETMFPLYSLFGFIVLHLVLYAGNIYFWRRYRVNYSFIFGFKQGTELGYNEILLVGFCISVLTLACVLANLDMEMNPVTKEYKAITELLPLGLVGLLVVIMLCPFNIIYRSSRFFLLVSLFHCLFSPLYKVTLPDFLLADQISSQVEALRSFEFYICYYGWGDYKHRINSCGDSDIFNTFSYIIAALPFWWRFLQCLRRLYDEGDIMQGYNGLKYFSIIVAVSTRTAYTLSRANSWKIVAWITSIGATIVSTYWDIVFDWGLFQRNSKNRFLRDKLLVPHKSVYYVAVVLNVVLRLAWMQTVLNFKIFSFHTQMMIALVAILEIVRRCMWNFFRLENEHLNNVGKFRAFNSVPLPFNYDEDEDKDE, encoded by the exons ATGAAGTTTGGTAAAGAATTAGCATCGCAGATGGTGCCGGAATGGCAAGAAGCATACATGAACTATGGGTCGCTGAAATCTTTGCTGAAAGAGATCCATCTCTTCAAGCACAGGAACCGTCCCGCCCCACACAGGCCGCATGGCCTGAAAAGAAACGCCACCCTTTATCGGGCCTTCAGTGGCCTGACACATATG GTCATTCTTGTTAATGCGTTCGGTGATTCTGCGGAGACGACGTTTCTCAATGTGCATGATGAAGGGGGAGAATACGAGCTGGTGTATTTCAAGAGATTGGACGACGAATTCAATAAGGTGTTGAAGTTTTACAAGGAAAAGATGAAGGAAGTGGTGGATGAGGCTGGTGTCTTGAATAAGCAAATGGAGGCTTTAGTTGCTTTCCGAGTTAAGGTGGAGCATCCGGAAGGATGGACGAACAGCGTGGAGGAGACTAGGCAGCTCGCTTCGGATGTTGCAGCTTCTAGAGCTGAATTGTTTGCTACTGCTCCATCTGCAGTTCGAGCTAGCAGTAA GGTTCCAATGGATGTAGAAGACGAGGAAAGTTCAAGAAGCGGAGGGCTCTCCGATGAATCGAGTCATGGTGATTGTAAAGACAACAAGGAGATGAAAAGGATATCGACAAACTCACAGATTCAAGAAGATACACAAAATGGTGCTAGAGCTAACAGGCCGGCACCTTTAGAGATACTGCAATATGTAAAGTTCAACACACCACAAGGAACCCCTCGTTCGACTATTAAAGGATTTCTCAACATTCCTAATCAGACTGACTTAAAGTTTAGTAAGGATAATTTGAGGAAAGCAGAAGCACAGCTTAAGAAGGCTTTCGTCGAATTCTACAACAAGCTGAGGCTTCTAAAAAGCTACAG TTTTCTCAATATTTTGGCATTTTCAAAGATCATGAAGAAATACGACAAG ACTGCTTCAAGAAATGCATCCAAATTGTATATGAAAATGGTCGACAATTCCTACCTCGGAAGCTCAGATAAG GTCAACAAATTGATGGAACGGGTCGAAGTTATTTTCATCAAGCATTTCACGAATTCGAATCGTAGTAAAGGGATAAATATTCTGAGACCAAAGTCCAAAAGAGAAAAGCATATAGTGACATTCTCGATGG GATTTCTTGTAGGCTGCACATTTGCTCTTATAATAGCGTTAATATTAATCATTCGTACACGTAAAATTCTCGATAAAGAAGGCAAGGTTCTCTACATGGAAACCATGTTTCCTCTTTACAG TTTGTTTGGCTTCATTGTACTCCACCTTGTGTTGTATGCTGGAAACATATACTTCTGGAGGCGGTACCGAGTCAATTACTCGTTCATATTCGGCTTCAAGCAAGGAACCGAACTAGGATACAATGAGATTTTACTAGTCGGTTTCTGTATAAGTGTGCTAACTCTAGCTTGTGTACTTGCTAATTTGGACATGGAAATGAATCCAGTCACAAAAGAATATAAAGCCATAACCGAGCTTCTTCCTCTCGGGCTCGTAGgg CTTTTAGTTGTCATTATGCTATGCCCTTTCAACATTATTTACCGTTCAAGTCGTTTCTTCCTGCTCGTCTCCCTGTTTCATTGTCTATTTTCTCCCCTATACAAG GTTACACTACCAGACTTCTTATTAGCAGACCAGATTAGTAGTCAGGTTGAAGCACTGAGAAGTTTCGAGTTTTATATCTGTTACTACGGTTGGGGAGACTATAAACACAGGATAAACAGTTGTGGCGACAGCGACATTTTCAACACGTTCTCGTACATTATAGCCGCTCTACCGTTCTGGTGGCGATTCCTTCAG TGTCTACGTCGCCTATACGATGAGGGAGACATCATGCAAGGCTACAACGGGTTGAAATATTTCTCAATCATTGTTGCGGTCTCTACCAGAACAGCATACACCCTCAGTAGAGCAAACAGTTGGAAGATTGTTGCCTGGATAACTTCAATTGGTGCAACGATTGTTAGCACGTATTGGGACATCGTTTTCGACTGGGGACTTTTCCAACGAAACTCTAAGAATCGGTTCTTGAGAGACAAGCTACTCGTTCCACACAAAAGTGTATACTATGTAGCAGTA GTGTTGAATGTTGTGTTAAGATTGGCTTGGATGCAAACTGTGCTCAACTTCAAAATCTTTTCCTTTCATACACAGATGATGATTGCGCTAGTCGCGATTTTAGAGATCGTTCGTCGTTGTATGTGGAACTTTTTCAG GCTGGAGAATGAACATCTTAACAACGTTGGCAAATTTCGTGCATTCAATTCAGTTCCATTACCTTTCAATTACGACGAAGATGAGGATAAAGACGAATAG
- the LOC140979398 gene encoding phosphate transporter PHO1 homolog 3-like isoform X3 — MKFGKELASQMVPEWQEAYMNYGSLKSLLKEIHLFKHRNRPAPHRPHGLKRNATLYRAFSGLTHMVHNYPRNHSPPDIENQVILVNAFGDSAETTFLNVHDEGGEYELVYFKRLDDEFNKVLKFYKEKMKEVVDEAGVLNKQMEALVAFRVKVEHPEGWTNSESSRSGGLSDESSHGDCKDNKEMKRISTNSQIQEDTQNGARANRPAPLEILQYVKFNTPQGTPRSTIKGFLNIPNQTDLKFSKDNLRKAEAQLKKAFVEFYNKLRLLKSYSFLNILAFSKIMKKYDKTASRNASKLYMKMVDNSYLGSSDKVNKLMERVEVIFIKHFTNSNRSKGINILRPKSKREKHIVTFSMGFLVGCTFALIIALILIIRTRKILDKEGKVLYMETMFPLYSLFGFIVLHLVLYAGNIYFWRRYRVNYSFIFGFKQGTELGYNEILLVGFCISVLTLACVLANLDMEMNPVTKEYKAITELLPLGLVGLLVVIMLCPFNIIYRSSRFFLLVSLFHCLFSPLYKVTLPDFLLADQISSQVEALRSFEFYICYYGWGDYKHRINSCGDSDIFNTFSYIIAALPFWWRFLQCLRRLYDEGDIMQGYNGLKYFSIIVAVSTRTAYTLSRANSWKIVAWITSIGATIVSTYWDIVFDWGLFQRNSKNRFLRDKLLVPHKSVYYVAVVLNVVLRLAWMQTVLNFKIFSFHTQMMIALVAILEIVRRCMWNFFRLENEHLNNVGKFRAFNSVPLPFNYDEDEDKDE; from the exons ATGAAGTTTGGTAAAGAATTAGCATCGCAGATGGTGCCGGAATGGCAAGAAGCATACATGAACTATGGGTCGCTGAAATCTTTGCTGAAAGAGATCCATCTCTTCAAGCACAGGAACCGTCCCGCCCCACACAGGCCGCATGGCCTGAAAAGAAACGCCACCCTTTATCGGGCCTTCAGTGGCCTGACACATATGGTGCATAATTACCCTCGAAACCACAGCCCCCCGGATATCGAAAACCAGGTCATTCTTGTTAATGCGTTCGGTGATTCTGCGGAGACGACGTTTCTCAATGTGCATGATGAAGGGGGAGAATACGAGCTGGTGTATTTCAAGAGATTGGACGACGAATTCAATAAGGTGTTGAAGTTTTACAAGGAAAAGATGAAGGAAGTGGTGGATGAGGCTGGTGTCTTGAATAAGCAAATGGAGGCTTTAGTTGCTTTCCGAGTTAAGGTGGAGCATCCGGAAGGATGGACGAACAGC GAAAGTTCAAGAAGCGGAGGGCTCTCCGATGAATCGAGTCATGGTGATTGTAAAGACAACAAGGAGATGAAAAGGATATCGACAAACTCACAGATTCAAGAAGATACACAAAATGGTGCTAGAGCTAACAGGCCGGCACCTTTAGAGATACTGCAATATGTAAAGTTCAACACACCACAAGGAACCCCTCGTTCGACTATTAAAGGATTTCTCAACATTCCTAATCAGACTGACTTAAAGTTTAGTAAGGATAATTTGAGGAAAGCAGAAGCACAGCTTAAGAAGGCTTTCGTCGAATTCTACAACAAGCTGAGGCTTCTAAAAAGCTACAG TTTTCTCAATATTTTGGCATTTTCAAAGATCATGAAGAAATACGACAAG ACTGCTTCAAGAAATGCATCCAAATTGTATATGAAAATGGTCGACAATTCCTACCTCGGAAGCTCAGATAAG GTCAACAAATTGATGGAACGGGTCGAAGTTATTTTCATCAAGCATTTCACGAATTCGAATCGTAGTAAAGGGATAAATATTCTGAGACCAAAGTCCAAAAGAGAAAAGCATATAGTGACATTCTCGATGG GATTTCTTGTAGGCTGCACATTTGCTCTTATAATAGCGTTAATATTAATCATTCGTACACGTAAAATTCTCGATAAAGAAGGCAAGGTTCTCTACATGGAAACCATGTTTCCTCTTTACAG TTTGTTTGGCTTCATTGTACTCCACCTTGTGTTGTATGCTGGAAACATATACTTCTGGAGGCGGTACCGAGTCAATTACTCGTTCATATTCGGCTTCAAGCAAGGAACCGAACTAGGATACAATGAGATTTTACTAGTCGGTTTCTGTATAAGTGTGCTAACTCTAGCTTGTGTACTTGCTAATTTGGACATGGAAATGAATCCAGTCACAAAAGAATATAAAGCCATAACCGAGCTTCTTCCTCTCGGGCTCGTAGgg CTTTTAGTTGTCATTATGCTATGCCCTTTCAACATTATTTACCGTTCAAGTCGTTTCTTCCTGCTCGTCTCCCTGTTTCATTGTCTATTTTCTCCCCTATACAAG GTTACACTACCAGACTTCTTATTAGCAGACCAGATTAGTAGTCAGGTTGAAGCACTGAGAAGTTTCGAGTTTTATATCTGTTACTACGGTTGGGGAGACTATAAACACAGGATAAACAGTTGTGGCGACAGCGACATTTTCAACACGTTCTCGTACATTATAGCCGCTCTACCGTTCTGGTGGCGATTCCTTCAG TGTCTACGTCGCCTATACGATGAGGGAGACATCATGCAAGGCTACAACGGGTTGAAATATTTCTCAATCATTGTTGCGGTCTCTACCAGAACAGCATACACCCTCAGTAGAGCAAACAGTTGGAAGATTGTTGCCTGGATAACTTCAATTGGTGCAACGATTGTTAGCACGTATTGGGACATCGTTTTCGACTGGGGACTTTTCCAACGAAACTCTAAGAATCGGTTCTTGAGAGACAAGCTACTCGTTCCACACAAAAGTGTATACTATGTAGCAGTA GTGTTGAATGTTGTGTTAAGATTGGCTTGGATGCAAACTGTGCTCAACTTCAAAATCTTTTCCTTTCATACACAGATGATGATTGCGCTAGTCGCGATTTTAGAGATCGTTCGTCGTTGTATGTGGAACTTTTTCAG GCTGGAGAATGAACATCTTAACAACGTTGGCAAATTTCGTGCATTCAATTCAGTTCCATTACCTTTCAATTACGACGAAGATGAGGATAAAGACGAATAG
- the LOC140978643 gene encoding uncharacterized protein: protein MSSLKTAGVQAGCALASVRRWAHTVAKPPPLGAAITHLISPTSPPLVFPENIDDNVKSGAEELLNLPLFAGSMELMAVPKKKVSRHKRGIRNGPKALKPVPVIVRCRVCGRVKLPHFFCCSGMKPNPGDQCD, encoded by the exons ATGTCCTCGCTAAAAACTGCTGGAGTTCAAGCGGGTTGTGCTTTAGCAAGTGTCCGCCGGTGGGCGCACACAGTGGCTAAACCACCGCCTTTGGGAGCCGCCATCACCCACTTGATCAGCCCCACGTCGCCGCCATTGGTTTTTCCCGAAAATATAGACGACAATGTCAAGAGTGGAGCTGAAGAATTGCTTAATTTACCTTTGTTCGCTGGGTCTATGGAACTCATGGCTGTCCCCAAAAAGAAG GTTTCTCGACATAAGAGAGGCATAAGAAATGGACCAAAAGCTTTGAAACCTGTTCCAGTTATAGTTCGTTGCAG GGTTTGTGGTCGGGTCAAGCTACCGCACTTCTTTTGTTGCAGCGGGATGAAGCCAAATCCTGGTGACCAATGTGACTGA